The following are encoded in a window of candidate division KSB1 bacterium genomic DNA:
- a CDS encoding DUF1579 family protein yields the protein MKKLFVVLLALLVCFAMPLLAQDKEKKEMAAGDMDMTPPTPLTEDKYCSSRVGEWKGWSEGGPKGKVEQTETVEMALNGQFLLIKSQDTGGWQGMGILTINPETGEFMGGWADGFRGMYDGAGKREGKVLTMKWTGYQGTYESVETMVDDDTISYTWSFTDPAGKTMEGKGEMKRVKKVTSK from the coding sequence ATGAAGAAGCTATTTGTTGTTTTACTTGCTTTATTGGTCTGTTTTGCTATGCCTTTGCTGGCGCAAGACAAAGAGAAAAAAGAGATGGCAGCCGGTGACATGGACATGACTCCCCCGACCCCACTCACCGAGGACAAATATTGCAGTTCAAGGGTTGGTGAATGGAAAGGCTGGAGCGAGGGCGGCCCCAAGGGTAAAGTCGAACAAACTGAGACAGTTGAAATGGCCCTGAACGGACAATTTTTGCTGATAAAATCTCAAGATACCGGGGGATGGCAAGGCATGGGCATCCTGACCATAAACCCAGAAACAGGTGAATTTATGGGCGGTTGGGCTGACGGCTTTCGGGGCATGTACGATGGCGCCGGTAAACGCGAAGGCAAGGTGCTCACTATGAAATGGACCGGGTACCAGGGAACTTATGAATCGGTTGAAACGATGGTAGATGATGACACTATTTCCTACACATGGTCTTTTACAGATCCGGCAGGCAAAACCATGGAGGGCAAAGGCGAAATGAAGCGGGTTAAGAAGGTGACTTCTAAATAA
- a CDS encoding MmcQ/YjbR family DNA-binding protein, whose product MTADSLIAFCRDLPSATEDIKWGKDLVFSVGDKMFAVFDSADNTKVCFKATPAMFSTLTGKEGIISAPYVGRYNWVLVEDLEVLPREMLEDLISESYRLVASKLPAKVRKALGL is encoded by the coding sequence ATGACCGCTGATTCCCTGATTGCATTCTGCAGAGACTTACCCAGCGCAACTGAAGATATCAAATGGGGCAAAGACCTGGTCTTTTCAGTCGGGGATAAAATGTTTGCCGTTTTCGATTCGGCGGACAACACGAAAGTCTGCTTCAAAGCGACGCCGGCCATGTTTAGTACGCTGACCGGCAAGGAAGGAATCATATCGGCGCCTTATGTCGGCCGCTATAACTGGGTTCTTGTCGAAGACCTGGAGGTACTGCCAAGGGAAATGCTTGAGGATTTGATTTCGGAATCTTACCGGCTGGTTGCTTCTAAGCTGCCGGCAAAAGTGCGCAAGGCCTTGGGGTTGTAA